A DNA window from Anastrepha ludens isolate Willacy chromosome 6, idAnaLude1.1, whole genome shotgun sequence contains the following coding sequences:
- the LOC128866935 gene encoding protein apterous isoform X2 encodes MCLLFFGTRRCSKCRASISATELVMRARSLVFHVNCFCCTICNTPLTKGDQYGIIDALIYCRTHYSIAREGDSASARLGGPFPYCTDFGSPQHESSSPHSDPTRIVPSGIFVPTSHVISGLTQAPRQKGRPRKRKPKDIEALTANMDLNTEYLDFGRGSQMTASRTKRMRTSFKHHQLRTMKSYFNINHNPDAKDLKQLSQKTGLPKRVLQVWFQNARAKWRRMMMKQDGSNILEKGDGSLDLDSISAHSPTSFMMGGSPQHTLE; translated from the exons ATGTGTCTGCT TTTCTTTGGGACAAGGCGATGTTCAAAGTGTCGAGCATCCATAAGTGCGACAGAGCTGGTAATGCGAGCCAGAAGCCTGGTGTTTCACGTTAACTGTTTCTGCTGTACAATTTGCAACACGCCCCTTACCAAAGGCGATCAATATGGAATTATAGACGCCCTAATATATTGCAG AACACACTATAGCATCGCTCGCGAGGGTGATTCAGCGTCAGCAAGGCTCGGAGGTCCATTCCCGTATTGCACGGACTTTGGTTCGCCACAACATGAGTCGTCCAGTCCTCATTCAGATCCCACTCGCATTGTTCCTAGTGGCATATTTGTGCCTACTTCACATGTAATCTCAGGACTAACGCAGGCGCCGCGCCAAAAAGGCAGACCTCGAAAAAGGAAGCCTAAGGACATTGAAGCTCTCACTGCCAATATgg AtttaaatacagaatatttAGACTTCGGACGTGGGTCTCAAATGACTGCTTCCCGGACGAAACGGATGCGAACGTCCTTCAAGCACCACCAGTTGCGTACTATGAAGTCTTACTTTAACATAAACCACAATCCGGATGCCAAGGATTTGAAACAACTTTCTCAAAAAACAGGGTTGCCAAAAAGAGTTTTGCAG GTATGGTTTCAAAATGCCAGAGCTAAATGGCGGCGCATGATGATGAAGCAAGACGGTTCCAATATTCTAGAAAAGGGCGATGGATCTCTTGATTTAGACAGCATTTCTGCGCATAGTCCTACTTCGTTCATGATGGGCGGCTCTCCTCAGCATACACTAGAGTAG